Proteins encoded within one genomic window of Lysinibacillus sphaericus:
- a CDS encoding site-2 protease family protein, producing the protein MKVKLHLLCIPLIFFMILSGQIAYYAIILTSLLWHEAGHLLVAMLCGVKIKSCVISPYGGEIEFENPAAVQTSSLLWIALGGPIATILGIGLAFFMPELIATRLINVQLVLLAINLLPIIPLDGGRIVLAWLFLFYPSVRLVEYYYSLSLIFASILFIITLINLPQSIFLAVLCLFIWLQVLKEWKYRKYRVAFEKYVMNRLT; encoded by the coding sequence ATGAAAGTTAAATTGCACTTACTCTGTATCCCTCTGATCTTTTTCATGATTTTGAGTGGCCAAATTGCTTACTATGCAATTATTTTAACTTCGTTGCTCTGGCATGAAGCGGGCCATTTATTGGTCGCAATGCTTTGCGGTGTTAAGATAAAATCATGTGTTATTTCACCTTATGGAGGGGAAATTGAATTTGAAAATCCAGCAGCTGTGCAGACATCTTCACTACTTTGGATTGCACTAGGAGGACCAATCGCCACAATACTGGGGATTGGCCTTGCTTTTTTCATGCCAGAGTTAATTGCAACACGATTAATTAATGTACAATTGGTGTTGCTAGCAATCAATCTCTTACCAATCATTCCACTCGACGGTGGCAGAATAGTGTTAGCATGGTTATTTTTATTTTATCCAAGCGTGCGATTAGTTGAATATTATTATTCGCTTTCTCTTATTTTTGCCTCTATACTATTCATAATAACTTTAATAAATTTACCACAATCCATTTTTTTAGCTGTTCTTTGCCTATTTATATGGCTACAAGTACTAAAAGAATGGAAATATCGCAAGTATCGTGTAGCATTTGAGAAATATGTAATGAACAGGTTGACTTGA
- the rplU gene encoding 50S ribosomal protein L21, with translation MYAIIETGGKQIKVEAGQEIYVEKLGVEADEVVTFDKVLFVGGENVKVGAPFVEGATVTAKAVKEGRQKKIVVFKLKAKKNYRRKQGHRQPYTKLVVESINA, from the coding sequence ATGTACGCAATTATTGAAACTGGTGGTAAACAAATCAAAGTAGAAGCTGGTCAAGAAATCTATGTTGAGAAATTAGGCGTAGAAGCTGACGAGGTTGTAACTTTCGATAAAGTTCTATTCGTAGGTGGCGAAAACGTAAAAGTTGGAGCTCCATTCGTAGAAGGCGCTACAGTAACAGCTAAAGCTGTGAAAGAAGGCCGTCAAAAGAAAATCGTTGTTTTCAAATTGAAAGCTAAAAAGAACTACCGTCGTAAACAAGGTCACCGTCAACCTTATACAAAATTAGTTGTTGAATCAATCAATGCTTAA
- a CDS encoding ribosomal-processing cysteine protease Prp: MIKVTIHHDENRHVSAFEFSGHAEYDESGKDLVCAGASTIAIGTVNAIYALLQLQPEVEQAAEGGGYLKVDLPTDLEPEIDTKLQLIVQVMTAQVYSMVQNYGQYIQINYNQVGGGTE, encoded by the coding sequence ATGATAAAAGTTACGATACATCATGATGAAAATAGACATGTGTCTGCATTTGAATTTTCAGGACATGCTGAGTACGACGAATCAGGTAAAGATTTAGTATGTGCAGGTGCATCTACCATTGCGATTGGCACGGTAAATGCAATTTATGCGCTACTACAATTACAACCAGAAGTTGAACAAGCAGCTGAAGGTGGAGGCTACCTAAAGGTAGATCTACCAACAGATTTAGAGCCTGAAATTGATACAAAACTACAATTAATTGTCCAAGTAATGACTGCTCAAGTGTATTCTATGGTGCAAAATTACGGACAATATATCCAAATCAACTACAACCAAGTAGGAGGTGGAACAGAATGA
- the rpmA gene encoding 50S ribosomal protein L27 — protein MKLLLALDLQLFASKKGVGSTKNGRDSESKRLGAKRADGQFVTGGSILYRQRGTKIYPGTNVGRGGDDTLFAKVDGVVKFERLGRDRKQVSVYPATQEA, from the coding sequence ATGAAATTGTTATTAGCATTAGACCTTCAACTTTTCGCATCGAAAAAAGGGGTAGGTTCTACTAAAAACGGACGTGACTCTGAGTCTAAACGTCTTGGCGCTAAACGTGCTGATGGCCAATTCGTAACTGGTGGTTCTATTCTTTACCGTCAACGCGGTACAAAAATTTACCCAGGTACAAACGTAGGTCGTGGTGGTGATGATACACTATTTGCTAAAGTGGACGGCGTTGTTAAATTCGAACGCTTAGGTCGCGATCGCAAACAAGTATCAGTATACCCAGCTACACAAGAAGCTTAA
- a CDS encoding Spo0B domain-containing protein codes for MNNQSLTISEVLRFANHDYVNQLQLIRMNLDLGRIDESKELIQHYSEQLRVLSIMNRLQLPQTMEWLQTAGWRYPALPLELNGEIKKPVTNNIDKDVVEYLNKTVMHVYDTLDPFTEQRLAIDVRVDDHTFVLAFTLNGLWSADAFTEKGLKQFDIQTIVQTNTCWQYVLSANRE; via the coding sequence ATGAACAATCAATCACTAACCATTAGTGAGGTACTACGTTTTGCAAATCATGATTATGTGAATCAACTTCAACTGATTCGCATGAATTTAGATTTAGGTAGAATTGATGAATCGAAAGAACTTATTCAACATTATTCGGAACAGCTACGAGTATTGTCTATCATGAATCGTCTACAATTACCACAAACAATGGAGTGGCTACAAACAGCAGGATGGCGCTATCCGGCGTTACCGCTGGAGCTTAATGGTGAGATCAAAAAACCAGTCACAAATAATATTGACAAGGATGTTGTAGAGTACTTAAACAAAACAGTTATGCATGTTTATGATACATTAGATCCATTTACGGAGCAGAGATTAGCGATTGATGTACGTGTTGACGATCATACATTTGTTTTGGCATTTACGCTAAATGGACTGTGGAGTGCAGACGCATTCACCGAAAAAGGTTTGAAACAATTCGACATTCAAACAATTGTGCAGACAAATACGTGCTGGCAATATGTGTTGAGTGCAAATAGGGAGTGA
- the obgE gene encoding GTPase ObgE: protein MFVDHVKIYVKGGDGGDGMVAFRREKYVPNGGPAGGDGGHGGNVVFEVEEGLRTLMDFRYKRHFKADRGEHGMSKGMHGKRAEDLIVKVPPGTVVMNEETGAVIADLVEHGQQAIIAKAGRGGRGNSRFATPANPAPELSEKGEPGQELNVILELKVLADVGLVGFPSVGKSTLLSVVSAAKPKIGAYHFTTIVPNLGMIETEDHRSFAMADLPGLIEGAHEGVGLGHQFLRHIERTRVIVHVIDMSGMEGRDPYEDYLTINEELKQYNLRLTERPQIIVANKMDMPEAEENLVEFRKKVGEDVQIFPISAISRQGLKELLFAIADLLEVTPEFPLFDELEEQSDATVMYKHESQGEDFEITRDDDGTFIISGYSIERLFKMTDFSREDGIRRFARQLRGMGVDEALRERGAQNGDTVRLQEFEFEFVD from the coding sequence ATGTTTGTCGATCACGTAAAGATATATGTAAAAGGTGGCGATGGCGGTGATGGAATGGTTGCCTTCCGCCGTGAAAAATATGTACCAAATGGTGGTCCAGCTGGAGGCGATGGTGGTCACGGAGGAAACGTAGTATTTGAAGTAGAAGAAGGTCTACGTACGTTAATGGATTTCCGTTATAAACGTCATTTCAAAGCTGATCGTGGAGAGCACGGGATGAGTAAAGGGATGCACGGAAAACGCGCTGAAGATTTAATTGTTAAGGTGCCACCAGGTACCGTTGTAATGAATGAAGAAACTGGGGCTGTTATCGCGGATTTAGTTGAGCATGGTCAACAAGCCATTATAGCAAAAGCAGGTCGTGGTGGACGTGGGAATTCTCGCTTTGCAACACCGGCGAACCCTGCTCCTGAACTTTCTGAAAAAGGTGAGCCAGGACAAGAATTAAATGTTATATTAGAGTTAAAAGTGCTAGCAGATGTTGGGTTAGTAGGTTTCCCAAGTGTTGGTAAATCAACACTATTATCAGTTGTGTCTGCTGCAAAACCAAAAATTGGTGCTTATCATTTTACAACAATCGTACCGAATTTAGGGATGATTGAAACAGAAGATCACCGAAGCTTTGCCATGGCAGATTTACCTGGGCTTATTGAAGGAGCGCATGAAGGGGTAGGATTAGGGCATCAATTTTTACGTCATATTGAGCGTACACGTGTCATTGTGCATGTAATCGATATGTCAGGTATGGAAGGTCGTGACCCTTACGAAGATTATTTAACAATTAACGAGGAGTTAAAACAATATAACCTTCGTTTAACGGAGCGTCCTCAAATTATTGTAGCAAATAAAATGGATATGCCAGAAGCAGAAGAAAACTTAGTGGAATTCCGCAAAAAGGTGGGCGAAGATGTGCAAATCTTCCCAATCTCAGCGATTTCACGCCAAGGCTTAAAAGAATTGTTATTTGCAATTGCCGATTTACTTGAAGTAACGCCTGAGTTCCCTCTATTTGATGAATTAGAGGAACAATCGGACGCAACAGTAATGTACAAGCATGAATCACAAGGTGAAGATTTCGAGATTACACGTGATGATGACGGCACATTTATCATTAGTGGTTACTCGATTGAACGTTTATTTAAAATGACTGACTTTAGTCGTGAAGATGGTATTCGCCGTTTTGCTCGCCAATTACGAGGTATGGGTGTGGATGAGGCATTGCGTGAACGTGGTGCACAAAATGGTGATACAGTTCGTCTGCAAGAGTTTGAGTTTGAATTTGTAGATTAA
- a CDS encoding ACT domain-containing protein, giving the protein MKNVANQRYYLVREDVLTDAMQKTLEAKHLLSSGSVSSIWDAVKQVDLSRSAFYKYRDAVFPFHSIVQERILTVFLQLQDRKGTLAKLLETVTNSHCNVLTIHQTIPIQGRANVTLSLDVTSMTSELDDLIQQLKRLDFVESAEVISSGAL; this is encoded by the coding sequence ATGAAGAATGTTGCGAATCAGCGATATTATTTAGTTCGTGAAGATGTATTAACGGATGCTATGCAAAAAACGTTGGAGGCGAAGCACTTACTTTCGAGTGGTTCAGTATCCTCCATTTGGGATGCGGTCAAGCAAGTGGATTTATCGCGCAGTGCGTTTTACAAATATCGTGATGCTGTATTTCCTTTTCACTCCATTGTACAGGAGCGCATTTTAACAGTCTTTTTACAGCTTCAAGACCGAAAAGGAACATTGGCAAAGCTATTAGAAACTGTGACAAATTCGCATTGTAATGTACTGACAATTCATCAAACAATTCCAATTCAAGGACGTGCAAATGTTACATTATCATTGGATGTGACGAGCATGACTTCTGAACTTGATGACTTAATACAGCAGTTAAAAAGGTTAGATTTTGTAGAGTCAGCTGAGGTCATTAGTTCTGGTGCGTTGTAA